The genomic DNA GAAAAACTCTATGGGATTCCCATGCATATTTAGATTTAGTTTGAACAATCTTTTTACAAGAATTTATTGAGTCTTTCCCTGATACTCTTATTATCGCAACGCCTCCTTTCCCTATACTGATAGCTGAAGCAATTGCGGCTATCGTATCTTCTGTAGTAACTATCGAATCCATCTCTCGCTTTGTTATAGATAATTAAGTAAGATTATCAAGAATTTAATTTTGAATTTTTCTTTCTGAATGAGATCTAAAAGAGATATTACCTATAAGAAAATTCTATCATTATTTAGGAATCAGAATGGGAGTCCTTTCTTTAATGCTAAAGGTTTAGCTATAGGTGTATTTAGTGGCTGCTTTCCTTTCTTTGGGTTTCAGACTTTAATAGGGGTATTTTTTGCGAAAATAGCTAAGGGGAATATTGTCCTAGCTGCAATTGGTACCTGGATAAGTAACCCCTTTACTTATGTTCCACTTTATTATTTTAACTATAAAGTTGGATCGCTTTTTTTTAATTCTTCTTCCAATAACATTATTGAAAAAAGTTTGGTTATTGATGACTTATGGAAACAAGGTAGAATTGTTTCACTAAAATTAATCTTGGGTTCATCTTGTGTTGGTTTACTATTGGCTTTGATTTGCGGAAGTATTGTTTTCTTTATCTACAAGGTAAAAATTAAAAAATAAATATTTCTGATTTTTAAAATTAACTTTGTCCAACTCTGGCAATATCTAAAACATCTGCCATGGATTTAATTTGATCAATTGTTTTGTGAAGTTGATTATAACTTTCTAGACCTACGCAGAGATTGATAATAGCTGGTTTGCCATAAGCAGTTTTAACATTGGCATCGCTAACGTTTATACCTTTATCAGATAACCGCATAAGAATATCTTTAAGAACTCCCACTCTATCAATTACTTCTATTCGGAGCTGAATTGGAAACTTATTATCGCCAGTTTTATTATCTTGATTCCATCCAACAGGTAATCTTCTTTCTATTGGAATTGGCATGACATTTTCACAATCTGCCTTATGAATGGTTATCCCATGGTTACCAAGCGATACGGTCCCGATTATATCCTCGCCCGGAAGTGGAGTACAGCATTTACCTATTCTGTAATCAAGACCTTCTATTCCTGAAATTGGTGATTTAGCCGCCGAATGAGATTTATTAGTAGATAAATTACTATTACTTTTAAGAGATTGCGCTATCTCAGAATCAGAATCAGTTTTTATATCTTCTGTCTGTAATTTTATTTCTTCTCGTAGTCTGTTTAATACTTGATGTAAAGTTAAACCCCCAAAACCAAGCGATGCCAAAAGATCTTCCGTACTTTTTAAATTGCATCGATTAGCAACTTTTTTCATAGCATCACTAGAAAGCAATGTATCAAAACCGTTTCGACCTACTTCTTTTTCGAGTAATTCTCTGCCTCTTTTAATCGTTTCATCCCGATGGCTTTTCTTATACCACTGCCGAATTCTATTTTTAGCAGTTGGCGTAACTACAAAGTTCAGCCAATCCAAGCTTGGAGTGGCATTATTATTTGTCAAAATTTCTATGAAGTCCCCATTTTGTAGTGATGTAGATAATGGAGAAAGCTTTTCATTAATTCTTATTCCATTACAGTGATTTCCAACTTCAGAATGAATTCTGTAGGCAAAATCTATTGCGGTAGATCCTTTTCTTAAACCAACAACATCTCCTTTAGGAGTGATTACAAATACTTCTTCATCAAATAAATCTTCTTTAATTGAAGCTAAATAATCATTATGGTCACCTTCATTACCTTCTTGTTGCCATTCAACTAGTTGTCTTAGCCAATTAAATCTTTCGGCATTGCTTTTAGCAGGAGAACCACCCTCTTTATATTGCCAATGCGCGGCAATACCATATTCTGCAATTTGATGCATGGAAGTAGTTCTAATTTGAACTTCAATAGGTCGATGTCTTCCAATAACTGAAGTATGTAGGGACTGATATCCGTTGGGCTTTGGTAATCCTATATAGTCTTTAAATCTGCCTGGAATTGGTTTAAAAGTATCATGTACAACCGCTAAAGCTCTATAACAACTATCTGAATTATCAACGATAATTCTTAGAGCAGCAACATCATAAATTTCGTGAAACTGTTTTTGCTGTCTTTCCATTTTGCTCCAGATGCCATAAAGATGCTTTGGTCTTCCAGTTATTTCAAAGTTCTTTAAACCCGCTGAGACTAAGTTTTCTTTCATAAGATTCAAGGTTACTTTTAATCTTTTTTCTCTATCACTCCTTTTAACAGAGATTTGATCTTTTAAATCTTGATATTGTTTAGGCTCAAGAAATTTAAACGCTAAATCTTCTAATTCCCATTTAAATCTATTTATTCCTAATCGATTAGCTAAAGGTGCATAAATCTCTCTTGTTTCTCTCGCTATTCTTTGTTTCCTCTCATCATTGAGCCATTCAATTGTTCTCATGTTATGAAGTCGATCTGCAAGTTTTACTAGAACTACTCTGATATCGCTAGCCATAGCCAAAAACATTTTTCTAAGATTTTCAGCTTGTGCTTCAGTCCTGTTATTAAAGTGAATCCCTCCTAATTTTGTTACACCCTCCACAAGTATTTTTACTTCCAATCCGAAATTTGCTTCTATTTCAGATAAATCAATGCCTGTATCTTCAACAACATCATGTAAAAGTCCTGCAGCAATGACAGATGAACTTGCACCTATTTCTTTTAAAAGATTTGCAACAGCAACTGGGTGGATAATATATGGCTCGCCACTCGCGCGGAGTTGTCCATCATGAGCGTTATAAGCAAGTTTAAAAGCCTTTACGATAAGGTTTTGATTATCATCATTGTCTTTATTTGATTTTTCATAATTATTGATGTCTCTAAGAAGCCAATCGGGAATTTTTATCTCATAATTCAAAGATTCACTTTCATATTTTTTATTTTCAGGCAAAATAGTTTTGGAAACTTCAATTTCGTTTTTTTCTTTTGAATTTGCAGCTGCCTCAGACATTTTATATTGCTTTAGATGTATTTTATTTAGGACTAGAAAAATTTGCTATAAAATCATGAAAATAAAAAAAGAAAAAATTCTTACAGTTAAAAATCTTACTGTTAAATATGGTTTAAAACAGCCGCCTATTATCAATAATTTTAATCTTGAAATAGATAGAGGAGAGCATTTGGCAATTATAGGTCCCTCTGGATGTGGAAAGACTACTTTCGCAAAAACATTAGTAAATATGTTGCCTGAAACGGCAACTTCTAAAGGTTATTTATCGATTGCTAGTGTAGATCCTAGAAAAATAAATAATAGACAGGCGCAATTATTTAGAAGAAGAAATTTTGGATTTATCTATCAAGATTCCATTAAAAAACTTAATCCACTAATGAAAGTTAGGGATCACTTATATGAATTATTTAAAACTCATGATCAAAATAAATCATCTTTTTTGATTGATAAATTAGTAATGGAAGTTTTTCGAAAAGTAGGGATTGAAGAAAGTAGATTGGATTCTTTTCCTCATCAATTTAGCGGTGGTATGAGACAGCGAGTTTCTATAGCAATGGCTCTTGCTTTAAAACCAAAATTATTAATAGCCGATGAACCTACAACAAGCCTAGATACCAAAACAAGTTTTGAAATTATGAACGAAATACTTTACTTATGCAATAAATTTGACACTACTTTAATTTTAATTAGTCATGATATTAATCTTGCGGCAAAGTGGTGTAAAAAAGTTGCAATCCTTGAAAAAGGTTCAATTGTTGAAAAAGGAAATATATTAGATATTTTTCAATCGCCAAAGTCAGATATCGGAATAAAATTAGTAAATGCTTCGAAAATAGTTTTAGAACCAAAAATTAAAAATAATATTCGAAATGAGGTTCTTTTAGAGGTTAATAACTTAAGACATTGGTATAAATTAAATTCTACAATTTTTCAGCATAAATGGAATAAGGCTTTAAATGAAGTCAGTTTCAAATTATATAAAAATGAGACTCTTGGAATAGTTGGTTCTTCAGGAAGTGGTAAAAGTACCTTATGTAGGGCTTTAATTGGACTTCTGAAAGTAAGAGGTGGGGAAATAAAAATTTATAATAAAGATTATGAATCGACAAAAAATAAATCTTATAAAAAGCATAAAAATATGCAAATTATATTTCAAGATCCTTTTTCAAGTTTGAATCCAAAAATGACAATTAAAAATATTGTGGAAGATATTTTTTTTATTCAGAAAATTTCAGATAAAAGAAAAATAGAAAAGGAAATAAAATTAATTTTTAGAAATTTAAATCTTCCCTTAAATAATGATTTTTTTAATTCTTACCCTAGTCAATTATCTGGTGGTCAATTGCAAAGAATTTCATTAGCTAGAGCGTTATTATTGAAACCAAAAATTTTGATTTGTGATGAAAGTGTAAATATGCTAGATGCTGCAGTAAAAATAGAGATTCTTGAATTACTGAGAGTTTTGCAAGAAAAAATGAATTTAACGATTATTTTTATTACTCATGATTTAGGTATTGCAAAAAGATTTTGTGATAGGTTGCTAGTAATGAATCAAGGAAGGATAGTTGATGAAGGAGAAAGTTCTACAATATTTACTAAAACTAAAAACACGTATACAAAATCTCTTATCAATTCTTCTTTAAATCTTATTTAACTTTAAGAACGTTTAGTAATTTCCTAAAATCTAATGGCAATTCAGCTTCAAAAATCATTTCTTTACCATTCATTGGATGTATAAGACCAAGCTTAATAGCGTGTAACGCTTGGCCCTCCAATTTACATGGAAGTTTTTTACATCTTCCATACAATGGATCACCGACAATTGGATGATTAATGTGGGCGCAATGAACTCTTATTTGATGCGTTCGCCCCGTATCTAATTTGAAACTCATTAATGAGTAATTGCCCAATCTTTCTTTTAACTTCCAATAGGTACATGCATACCTTCCTGAAGTTTCTTCAACTACTGTATATTTCAATCTATTTAATCTATCTCTGCCAATGTTCCCTACTATTTGACCTTCTTCAGAATTAGGCGCTCCATGAATTACTGCAATATACTCTCGGGAAGCTATCTTTTCTTTTATTTGTTTTTGGAGATTTACTAGTGCCTCTTGGCTTTTTGCTACGACCATACATCCAGAGGTATCTTTATCTAATCTGTGTACAATACCTGGTCGTAGTTTCCCATTAATTCCAGGTAGATCATTACAGTGAAAAAGTAATCCATTAACTAAAGTTCCTGATTTGTGTCCCGGTGCTGGATGAACAATTAATCCTGATTGCTTATTGATTACTATGATGTGCTCGTCTTCAAAAAGGATTTTTAAATCCATTTTTTCAGGTTTTAAGTATATAAGAGGTTCGGGAGGTGGCATCCAGATTTGAACATTGTCGCCATTTTTTAGTGGGGTTTTGGCTTTCGCAGTCTTGTAGTTTACAAGTACTAAACCTGAATTTATAAAATTTTGAATTCTTGCTCTACTTTGTTCTGGCCTTTTACTTACCAACCATCGGTCTAGTCTCATAGGAAGAGGTAGCTCATAAATAATTTCTATAAGTTCACCTTCTCCAATTCCGAAAGAATCTTTATTATTTAATTCCATTTTGGGACTTCTAAAGCAATTTTACCAAGCATTTGATTTCGATAATCTTCCAATAATTTATGAGACATCCTTCTTTTATCGCCTGAGGTATGTTTTGAAGCTGCTTCATTGATCCAATTAGATGGACTTTCAAAGCCTTTTGTAATATCAACTCCGTATCTATTAGATATTTTTTTTACTGAGATGTTTGCATCCTTATCTTTGTTGAGAGTGGATATAATTTTGATAAATTCAATTGCGACACTTTCAATTTCATAAGCAGCTTCTCCAATATCGTCACAGAGTGCAAGATTAAGTGCTGATTTTTGATCTTCTAAATTAGGAGGTATAACACCAGGAGCATCTAGCAGATCTATCCCAATATCTAATTTTATCCATCTTAAATTGCGAGTCACTCCGGCTTTCCTAGCACTATCGACAACTCTTTTTTTTGCAATTCTATTTATTAATGCTGACTTGCCTACGTTTGGAAAACCAAGAGTAAGGGCTCTAATTGGCCTAATTCGCATTCCTCTAGAAAGTCTTCTATCGTCAATTGATGACCTGGATTCTATGGCGGATTTGCAAATTTCTTTAATACCTATACCTCTTTTAGCATCACACCAATGCGGATATTGATCTTTAGAATTAAACCATTTATTCCAATTATTGATGCTATTAGGAGAGATCATGTCTGATCTATTAATAACAAGAATATGTTTTTTATTATTGATCCATTTATTTAAATGTGGATGCCCTGTTGACAAAGGAATTCTTGCATCTCTAACTTCTATAACTAAATCTACTTTATTGATAACATCAGATAATTTCTTTTCTGCTTTCGCTATATGGCCTGGATACCATTGAATTTTGGCTATGTCCACTTAAATAAATCAAATAAAATTTTTGTATTCCTTTTAATTTGTATTAGTTTCAAAAGTATTTACTTCTAAATTTTAGTATAAATTTTATAACTAAGAAATTTTTATAATAGTTAATTCTTAAAATTTATTAAGGCATAGGTAACAGTTACTACTTTTTAACCCAATAAGCTCAAATTAACGTTAGGGTCTTAAGATTAAAAATTAAGTTGTTTAATGTCAAAATTATCTCTTTCCAGTCTTGATAAGACAAATTTAGAAGGAAAAAAAGTTCTAGTCAGAGTAGATTTTAATGTTCCATTAAATGAAGGTGGTCAGATAACTGACGATACGCGTATTAGAGCAGCGATTCCAACTATTGAATATCTTATCAATAACTCTGCAAAAGTTATCCTAGCTGCCCATTTTGGAAGACCAAAGGGTCAGGTAAATGAAAAAATGAGATTAACTCCAGTAGCAGCGAGATTAAGTGAATTGTTGGGAAAAAACGTTGCTCTTACTAACAGTTGTATAGGTGATAAATCAATTGCAGAATCAAATAGCTTAAATAATGGAGATGTTCTTTTACTTGAAAATGTTCGTTTTTTTGGTGAAGAGGAAAAGAATGACTTGGATTTTGCTAAAAACTTAGCATCACATGCAGATATGTTTGTAAATGATGCTTTTGGTGCTGCTCATAGAGCTCATGCTTCTACTCAGGGAGTTACTAATTATTTAAGTCCATCAGTAGCTGGATTCCTTTTAGAAAAAGAATTGAAATACTTACAAGGGGCAATAGATGCTCCAAAACGTCCATTGGCAGCAATAGTTGGAGGATCAAAGGTTAGTAGCAAAATAGGAGTGCTTGATTCTTTATTAGATAAGTGTGACAAAATTATGATTGGTGGAGGTATGATTTTTACTTTTTATAAAGCTAGAGGTTTAGATGTTGGAAAGAGCCTTGTAGAGGAAGATAAACTTGAGCTTGCCAAAGATTTAGAAGCAAAAGCAAAAGCAAAAGGAGTCGAGTTACTTTTACCAACTGATGTTGTTTTAGCTAATAAATTTTCTCCTGACGCTGAAAGTAAAATATCTCAAATTGATTCAATTAGTGGGGATTGGATGGGTCTCGATATTGGTCCAGATTCTATTAAAGTTTTTCAGAATGCTCTTGCAGAATGTAAGACAATAATTTGGAATGGCCCAATGGGTGTTTTTGAATTTGATAAATTTGCAGAAGGTACAAACGCAATAGCTACTACCCTTGCGGACTTAAGTGCTTTTTCTGAAGTTTGTACAATAATTGGTGGTGGAGATTCAGTTGCAGCAGTAGAGAAAGCAGGATTAGCTGAGAAAATGTCTCATATATCTACTGGAGGAGGTGCTAGTTTGGAACTTTTAGAAGGTAAAACTTTACCTGGTGTAGCTGCTTTAAACGACGTTTAGGCTATATCTCAGCAACAATATCTATACTCTTTGTGAAAGTTATCATTCCTTTTGGGTGAGCTATAATCCCTGACCATATTTGTATTCCTGGTTTTGAAGGAGCTCGTGTTATTTTAAAAATTCCTCCAGCCGCTAATGGCTCCAATAATATTTCTTGTTCAAAAAATGAATTTACTTGATGAGGTTTTATAGCTCCAGCAATAATCACTTCTTCAAGAGGCTTATTTATAATAATATCGATATCATATGTTGAACCAGTAAGTACTCTATCAGGAATTTTAAAACTAATATCTATCTTCTCATCATCATTTCTTATTGTTGTGAATAAATTTTTGATAATCCCTTCATCTATTTTTCCATTTACTATTGAAAATAAATAATCAAAATTGGATTCGAGGATATGTATTTCTCCATTAACTATTTTTTCCCCAGAAACTTTTATTTTCAAAATATCTTTATTTGGAATATTAGATTTAAATCTTTTGATCTTCCATTTGCTATCAGGGAAATCATTAATAATCTTTGAAAATTGTTTTGCTATGTTTTGGCTTTCATCATTTCTAAAATTATTTCTAATAAATTCTAAATCTCTAGCATTTAAAGAGTTTTCTAGATTTCTTATAAAATCAACTTTTAAAGTTTGCGTTATTGCTGAATAGGGAATAATGAGATAAATAAGTAAGTAGAGAGGAACTCCTATATTTTTGAATAAGTTTAAATTAAACATATTTATCATTTTTTATTTTCATTCTACTAATTAAATTTTTTATGTCTAAAAAAAATAATTTATTAATTGCAGCTAGTGGAACAGGAGGTCATATTTTTCCAGCTTTAGCAGTTTCTAAAGAGGTAGAAGATGAATGGAATATTCATTGGTTGGGGATTAATCAAAGACATGATGGGAATTTTATTCCTAAAAAATATAATTTGAGAACTTTGAATATAAAGACACCAAGAAAAAATATTTTTTTATTTTATCAATATATAGAAATTTTAATGTCAACTTTCCAAATAATTAGGATTTTAAAAGAAAAAAAAATTAACTTAGTATTTACGACTGGAGGTTATATTTCAGCACCTACTATTGTTGCTTCAAAACTTCTCCGGATACCTGTAATTATTCATGAATCAAATTTAATTCCAGGAATGGTCACGAAATATTTTGGTTTTTTATGTAACTATGTTTTCTTAGGATTTAAGAAAACAAATTCTTATTTAAAAAATTGTAAAACTATTTTCACTGGTACCCCTTTAAGAGAGCAATTCTATCAATCTAATCTTTTGCCAGAATGGGTTCCAAAAGGAAAAGGACCTCTTTTGATTGTTATGGGAGGTAGTCAAGGAGCAAAAGCTATAAATCAAATTCTTTACGCATCTCTAGAATTTTTAATGAAAAAACAGTTTCGGATAGTTCATATTATTGGTGGATATAATCAAGAATCCTTTCATGTAAAAAATTTCAAAAATTATGTTCAAAAGAAATTTACTAATGAAATCGCAGCTTTAATTCAGAACTGTGATCTTGTAATATCTAGATCTGGTTCAGGAACAATAAATGAACTAATAGAGACTCAAAAACCTTCAATTTTAATTCCATTTCCTTATTCTAAAAATAATCACCAGGAGAAAAATGCAATGATTCTTGCTGAAATTGGAGGCTCAGTTTTAATGAATCAAAATAAAATTTCTAAAGAAGTTTTTGAAGGAACTCTAGAAAGAATTTTTAAAATAAAATCAAAAAATGGAGAAAATCAATATAAAATATTAGATCTTATGAGGAAGAATATGGAAAATAATAATAAAATCAAATCTAAAATTGAGATTAAAAAATTTATTAATTATTTTTTGAAGGAGTTTTGAATTTCTTTACATAAAAGAGTGTTTTTTTTATTACTCTGCAAACTTATTCTTGCCCACTTTTCATCAAGAAATCTAAATGAAGTACATTCTCTAAGCAATATTCCCTTATTTTCTAAATATTTTATATTCGGCGATAAGGATGTTTTACTTTCTATTAAAAAAAAGTTGGTTGAAGATTTATGAACTTTAAGGTTTTCAATTTTTGATAGTTTTTTATATACTCTTTCTCTTTCAATGTTGATCCAGCTGTGAATCTGCCTTGTCCATTGTTCATAGAATTGGTTATTACTTAGTAGGTCAATTCCCGCTTTAATGGCAAAGGAATTTAATGGCCAGGGATCTCTCTTGATTTTCCATTGTTTAAGTTTTTTATATGAGCCAATAACGTAACCTAATCTAAGACCAGGGATATTGAAGATTTTGGTCAAGCTTCTCAAGACTAATAAATTATCATATTTTTTGGTTAGTGGTATTAAAGATTCTTTCTCTCCATTAGGTGTCATCGATAAGAAAGCCTCATCACAGATAACTAATTTATATTTTTTTATAATTTCCTCTAATGAATTTTTCTCCCACAATTGGCCGGTGGGGTTATGAGGATTTGTTATCCAAATAACATCACCTTTAGGATGAAGTGGAAATGATTGAGGAAAATTATTATTCCAGTTTTTTGGTAATTCGCAATGTATAAAATTACTATTCCAACAATTTAAAGATCTTTCATAATCAATAAAGCATGGAGATGGAATACAACTGGTTCCAAATTTGGATGCTTCATAACCTGCCCAGGTTATTAGCTCAGAAGCTCCATTTCCAGGCAATATATTGTCTGGATGTATGCCATGAAATTGACTAATGATTTCTTTCAAATCACTTAAGTTTCTCTCAGGATAATATTTAAATCCAAGATTCTTAATTTCTTTATTTAATGAATCTATTACTATTTGAGGGGGATCAAAGGGTACTAATGAGGCACTTGCATCAATGATTTCTGAGGGTAATAAATTTAATTTTTTTGCATATGCATATACATTTCCTCCATGCTTTAAGTTTGATATTTGCATGGCTTCTGTTGAGTAATTATTAGGTTCGGATTTATTCATTATTACTTATTCATTTTCTAATTTTATTCAACCCATTTTAAATCTGATCCAATGGCCTCTTTTATATTAGATAATTGATGGTTATTGAGTTGCTTTATAATTCCTTGAAGTATGTCGGGTACTAATTGTGGACCCTTATATATCCATCCTGTATAAACTTGAATTAATGATGCTCCAGAACAAATTCTTTCCCAAGCTGACTCAGGACTATCGATCCCACCAACGCCAATTAAAATAATCTTTTTATCAATATTATGAATATGTTTTATTATTTGAGTTGCTTTTTTTTGTAGAGGCCTTCCACTTAATCCTCCATTCTCTTCAGAAAGTAATAATCCGGTTTGCCTGATCTTTCTATCTTCAAGACCTAATCTATCAATGCTGGTGTTAGTAGCAATTATTCCATCGATGTTTTCCTCGATTATTAATTGGCAAATATCTTCTATATCTTGAAGGCTTAAATCTGGCGCAATTTTTACAAATAATGGAGGACAATTAGGTAAGTTTTTAATTTCTTTAAGAAGTTCTTTTAGAAGAATTGGATCTTGCAACTTTCTTAGTCCTTCAGTATTCGGAGAACTTACGTTTATTGCTGCGTAATCACAATATGGAATTAATAATTTTAGAGAAGTTAAATAATCATCTTTTGCTTGAGATAAAACTGTAATTTTAGATTTGCCGAAATTTATTCCCAAACAAATATTCTTCCTGTTTTTTTTCAACTCAATACCTTGTTCAAGAAAGTTTTTAACTAGATTTTCAGCCCCATTATTATTGAAACCCATCCTATTTAATGCTGCCTCTTCTTCCGCTAATCTAAATAACCTTGGTTTGGGATTGCCCTCTTGAGCAAATTTAGTTACGGTACCAAGTTCAGCAAATCCAAAACCAAAATCTCTCCATATATTTGCAGCATTGCCATTTTTATCAAAACCTGCAGCTAAACCAATAGGATTACAAAAATTTATTCCACATATGTTCTGACTTAACCTATTATCAACTATGGAAAATTCTTGATTTAGATTTTTTAGGATTGATGAAACTATAGGCCAATTATGTTTTCTTGAACTGAATGATAGAAGGCTAAGAGATAAATTTGTTAAATATTCTGCATCTATTCCAGTGTCTTTTTTTAGTATGGGGTTCATTAAGCTTTTATAAAGATTTTTAAATACCCCCTTCTGTTCATTCATAAAAAATTAGGATTCTTTTTTTTCTATTATCCAATATTTTTTATCTTTAGGAATCAATCTCCAATTACGCCATTCAAAAAATAAATATTGTTTTATCTCTAAGTGGTTTTCTTTACCCAATAATTTACTTAGTTCTA from Prochlorococcus marinus CUG1416 includes the following:
- a CDS encoding quinone-dependent dihydroorotate dehydrogenase, with amino-acid sequence MNEQKGVFKNLYKSLMNPILKKDTGIDAEYLTNLSLSLLSFSSRKHNWPIVSSILKNLNQEFSIVDNRLSQNICGINFCNPIGLAAGFDKNGNAANIWRDFGFGFAELGTVTKFAQEGNPKPRLFRLAEEEAALNRMGFNNNGAENLVKNFLEQGIELKKNRKNICLGINFGKSKITVLSQAKDDYLTSLKLLIPYCDYAAINVSSPNTEGLRKLQDPILLKELLKEIKNLPNCPPLFVKIAPDLSLQDIEDICQLIIEENIDGIIATNTSIDRLGLEDRKIRQTGLLLSEENGGLSGRPLQKKATQIIKHIHNIDKKIILIGVGGIDSPESAWERICSGASLIQVYTGWIYKGPQLVPDILQGIIKQLNNHQLSNIKEAIGSDLKWVE